Proteins co-encoded in one uncultured Flavobacterium sp. genomic window:
- a CDS encoding GH92 family glycosyl hydrolase, whose translation MKTISKTILLFTMIISLFSCSKKKDDFNPASWVDPQIGSVHGRWFFYTPASLPFGMAKLAPHTNAYGSGGSWEPCGYDDRQNSIEGFGHFHEFQIGGLVAMPVTGKLQTTPGTLEKPETGYRSTFDKKDEHAEPGYYSVFLKEYGIKAELTATERVGFHRYTFPESAASRIIFDIGHRQGESSGVTEATMKLSGKNTLEGTIETFPEYLKFCDPEKRVKMYFVIQLGKTPESYGTFVEDKTLDGKTETKGIGNGMYVNFATKKGEVIEMQVGLSYTSIENAKANLKAEATGQTFDAVKETAHEKWNEKLGRIKVETKDSINKAKFYTGLYHALLGHGLASDANGSYPRHDGKIGKIPLNENGKPKYNHYNTDGIWGGFWNLGQLWALAYPDYLSEYIQSNIDFAKETGWLHDGIAAGAHSNGVQTNCFGLMIAATYNSGIRDFNTEEAYKIAYKNETGYRNRPFGSGKYDLAYFVKEGYIPSKDTTLANGWVFNFGASHTLEFAYTSYGVSQFAKALGKKDDYNKLIKQAGNWKNIFDPETKFIRPRYENGKFIENFNPMQAWRGFQEANAYQYTWYVPQDPAGLIKILGLDLFNKRLETTFNESQKSTFGGGKGIDSFSGLERLYNHGNQPCLHHSFLFNYSGKPWLTQKWSRTICDEFYGAELLHGYGFGQDEDQGQLGAWFVMASMGLFDVQGHAAMNPTFQFGSPLFDKVTIKLDKKYYKGEELVIETKNNSKKNKYIQSASFNGEKVENAWIDRKKLTDGGTLIFDMGANPNKKWGIKTPPPSMSTSE comes from the coding sequence ATGAAAACAATTTCAAAGACAATACTATTGTTCACAATGATCATTTCGCTTTTTTCCTGTTCGAAGAAAAAGGACGATTTTAATCCGGCTTCCTGGGTCGATCCGCAAATAGGTTCGGTACACGGACGTTGGTTTTTCTACACGCCGGCTTCATTGCCTTTTGGTATGGCCAAATTAGCTCCACATACTAACGCTTACGGAAGTGGCGGAAGTTGGGAACCTTGCGGTTACGACGATCGTCAAAACTCGATTGAAGGTTTTGGTCATTTTCATGAATTTCAAATAGGAGGATTAGTAGCAATGCCGGTAACAGGAAAACTGCAAACAACTCCCGGAACTTTAGAAAAACCAGAAACGGGTTATCGATCAACATTTGATAAAAAAGATGAACACGCTGAACCCGGTTATTATTCGGTTTTCTTAAAAGAATATGGCATTAAAGCCGAGTTGACAGCTACAGAAAGAGTTGGTTTTCACCGATACACTTTCCCTGAATCTGCAGCATCACGTATTATTTTCGACATCGGACATCGTCAGGGAGAAAGCAGCGGCGTTACCGAAGCCACAATGAAACTTTCGGGAAAAAATACTTTGGAAGGAACGATAGAAACTTTTCCGGAGTATTTAAAATTCTGTGATCCTGAAAAACGAGTGAAAATGTATTTTGTGATTCAGTTAGGTAAAACACCAGAGTCCTATGGCACTTTTGTAGAAGATAAAACCTTAGATGGTAAAACAGAAACTAAAGGAATCGGAAACGGAATGTACGTGAATTTTGCCACTAAAAAAGGTGAAGTTATCGAAATGCAAGTCGGACTTTCATATACAAGTATTGAAAATGCAAAAGCGAACTTGAAAGCCGAAGCAACCGGACAAACGTTTGATGCAGTAAAAGAAACCGCACATGAAAAATGGAACGAGAAATTAGGAAGAATCAAAGTTGAAACTAAAGACAGTATCAATAAAGCAAAATTTTATACAGGTCTTTATCATGCTCTTTTAGGACATGGATTAGCGAGCGATGCAAACGGAAGTTATCCTAGACACGACGGTAAAATTGGCAAAATCCCGTTGAATGAAAATGGAAAGCCAAAATACAATCACTATAACACAGACGGAATTTGGGGCGGATTTTGGAATTTAGGACAACTTTGGGCTTTGGCTTATCCTGATTATTTGAGCGAATACATTCAATCTAATATCGATTTTGCAAAAGAAACCGGTTGGTTACACGATGGAATTGCTGCGGGAGCACATTCAAATGGAGTACAAACGAACTGTTTTGGTTTGATGATTGCCGCAACATACAACTCTGGTATAAGAGATTTTAATACAGAAGAAGCCTATAAAATTGCCTATAAAAACGAAACAGGTTATAGAAATCGCCCTTTTGGTTCAGGCAAATACGACTTAGCTTATTTTGTAAAAGAAGGTTACATTCCTTCAAAAGATACCACACTTGCCAATGGTTGGGTATTTAATTTTGGAGCATCACACACGCTTGAATTTGCCTATACTTCTTATGGCGTTTCTCAATTTGCAAAAGCTTTAGGTAAAAAAGACGATTATAATAAACTGATTAAACAGGCAGGAAACTGGAAAAATATTTTTGATCCGGAAACCAAATTCATTCGTCCACGATATGAAAATGGAAAATTTATCGAGAACTTTAATCCAATGCAGGCTTGGAGAGGATTCCAGGAAGCAAATGCTTATCAATATACTTGGTATGTGCCGCAAGATCCTGCTGGATTAATCAAAATTTTAGGATTGGATTTATTCAACAAACGTTTGGAAACCACCTTTAACGAAAGTCAAAAATCGACTTTTGGCGGCGGAAAAGGAATTGACAGTTTCTCAGGATTAGAAAGGTTATACAACCACGGAAACCAACCTTGTCTGCACCATTCATTTCTGTTTAATTATTCTGGAAAACCTTGGCTAACGCAAAAATGGTCGCGAACAATTTGCGATGAATTTTACGGTGCAGAACTACTTCACGGTTACGGATTTGGACAAGATGAAGATCAGGGACAATTAGGAGCTTGGTTTGTGATGGCTTCAATGGGATTATTTGATGTTCAGGGACATGCAGCGATGAATCCAACCTTTCAATTCGGAAGTCCATTATTTGATAAAGTGACTATTAAATTGGATAAAAAATATTATAAAGGCGAAGAATTGGTGATTGAAACCAAAAATAATTCGAAGAAAAATAAGTATATCCAATCGGCTTCTTTCAACGGAGAAAAAGTTGAAAACGCCTGGATTGACCGCAAAAAACTAACCGACGGAGGAACTTTAATTTTTGATATGGGAGCGAATCCAAACAAAAAATGGGGTATAAAAACTCCGCCGCCATCAATGAGTACAAGTGAATAA
- a CDS encoding glycoside hydrolase family 3 N-terminal domain-containing protein — protein MNCLRSYKFVMFFCFCVGITNAQTKAFPYKNQNLSIDKRVEDLLKQLTTEEKISLLGFESKAVKRLDIPQYNWWNESLHGVARAGKATVFPQALGMAASFNDNLLNEVANAISTEARAKNNMAVAKDRRLQYMGLNFWSPNINIFRDPRWGRGQETYGEDPFLTGKMGTAYVKGLQGTDPKYMKTAACAKHFAVHSGPEKTRHSIDVIVDEKDLRETYLYAFKKLVDAHVETVMCAYNRVNSEPCCTGKTLLKDILRNEWKFGGHVVTDCWALQDIYDSHKTLPNSVTVAAAAIKAGVNMDCSGLLQKDAINALNQKLITQKDIDNALAPTLRTQFKLGFYDKAEDNPYRKYGIDSIANTYHRNLSRKIAEQSMVLLKNGEVGEKKTKLLPLKKEDYKSIMVVGPNAGSLDALLGNYHGITDKAVNFVEGIAGAVDPDTRVEYDMGCDFTDTTNFGGVWAASMADLTVAVIGFTPVYEGEEGDAFLADGKGDRKNMDLPASHIAYIKALRKGTKTPLVAVITGGSAVDISAIEPYVDAIVFAWYPGEQGGTALANLLFGKVSPSGHLPVSFYKSFSDLPDYNSYAMAGRTYRYFDKEVQYPFGFGLSYTTFGYNWIQKPENVKTTSDKISMQIKIENTGQYNADEVAQVYIEYPNVDRMPLKELKAFKRVSITKGNSQTLTLEIPLEELQKWDDTKKQFKIYEGKYNVKIGSNSRDAMLEASFEVVK, from the coding sequence ATGAATTGTTTAAGAAGCTACAAATTTGTAATGTTTTTTTGTTTCTGTGTAGGGATCACAAATGCACAAACAAAAGCATTTCCGTATAAAAATCAGAATTTATCAATTGATAAAAGAGTAGAAGATTTATTGAAACAATTGACTACAGAGGAGAAAATTTCTTTGTTAGGATTTGAAAGCAAAGCCGTAAAACGATTGGATATTCCGCAATACAATTGGTGGAATGAATCGCTGCACGGAGTAGCAAGAGCCGGAAAAGCAACTGTTTTTCCACAAGCTTTAGGAATGGCGGCTTCTTTTAATGATAATTTATTGAATGAAGTTGCAAACGCTATTTCAACTGAAGCCAGAGCAAAGAATAATATGGCTGTAGCCAAAGATCGTCGCTTGCAATATATGGGATTGAATTTCTGGTCACCAAACATCAATATTTTCAGAGATCCGCGTTGGGGAAGAGGACAGGAAACCTACGGAGAAGATCCTTTTCTTACCGGAAAAATGGGAACAGCTTACGTAAAAGGATTACAGGGAACTGATCCTAAATACATGAAAACTGCGGCTTGCGCCAAACATTTCGCGGTACATAGCGGACCTGAAAAAACACGACATTCGATTGATGTTATTGTCGATGAAAAAGATTTGAGAGAAACTTATTTGTATGCTTTCAAAAAACTGGTTGATGCTCATGTAGAAACAGTGATGTGTGCTTATAATAGAGTAAATTCAGAACCTTGTTGTACCGGAAAAACCCTTTTAAAGGATATTTTACGCAATGAATGGAAATTCGGTGGACATGTAGTGACCGATTGTTGGGCATTGCAGGATATTTATGATAGTCACAAAACCTTACCAAATAGTGTAACTGTTGCAGCTGCAGCAATTAAAGCCGGAGTAAATATGGATTGCAGCGGATTGTTGCAAAAAGATGCAATCAACGCGTTGAATCAAAAATTGATTACTCAAAAAGACATTGATAATGCATTGGCGCCAACTTTGCGCACACAGTTTAAACTAGGATTTTATGATAAAGCAGAAGATAATCCGTATCGTAAATATGGTATAGACAGTATCGCAAATACCTATCACAGAAACCTTAGCCGTAAAATAGCAGAGCAAAGTATGGTTTTGTTGAAAAATGGCGAAGTAGGCGAGAAGAAAACAAAGTTGTTGCCTTTGAAAAAAGAGGATTACAAATCGATTATGGTTGTGGGACCAAATGCAGGTTCTCTGGATGCTTTGTTAGGAAATTATCACGGAATTACCGATAAAGCCGTAAATTTTGTAGAAGGAATTGCGGGAGCTGTCGATCCGGATACCCGAGTAGAATATGATATGGGTTGTGACTTTACTGATACAACCAATTTTGGTGGAGTTTGGGCAGCTTCTATGGCCGATTTGACAGTTGCAGTAATTGGTTTTACACCAGTTTATGAAGGCGAAGAAGGCGATGCTTTTCTAGCTGACGGTAAAGGCGACAGAAAAAACATGGATTTACCAGCTTCGCATATTGCATACATCAAAGCACTTCGAAAAGGGACAAAAACGCCTCTTGTAGCAGTAATTACAGGCGGTAGCGCCGTTGATATTTCGGCGATTGAACCTTATGTTGATGCAATTGTTTTTGCGTGGTATCCAGGCGAACAAGGCGGAACAGCGTTGGCTAATCTTCTTTTCGGGAAAGTGTCTCCGTCAGGACATTTACCAGTTAGTTTTTACAAATCTTTCAGCGATTTACCAGATTATAACAGCTATGCTATGGCAGGCAGAACGTATCGCTATTTTGATAAAGAAGTGCAATATCCTTTCGGATTTGGATTAAGTTACACCACTTTTGGATACAATTGGATTCAAAAACCGGAGAATGTTAAAACGACTTCAGATAAAATTTCGATGCAAATCAAAATAGAAAACACAGGGCAATATAATGCAGATGAAGTGGCTCAGGTTTATATTGAATATCCAAATGTTGACAGAATGCCATTAAAAGAATTAAAGGCTTTCAAACGTGTATCAATCACAAAAGGAAATTCTCAAACCCTAACTTTAGAAATTCCGTTAGAAGAACTTCAAAAATGGGATGATACCAAAAAACAATTCAAAATCTACGAAGGAAAATATAATGTAAAAATAGGTTCAAATTCGAGAGACGCAATGTTAGAGGCGAGTTTTGAAGTTGTAAAGTAG
- a CDS encoding GH92 family glycosyl hydrolase has product MPLKISANWCNSWQKKTFSDVTTDEYIKFKKMNKNLKSAFFAILGVCTLQMHSQTGKQNLTQYVDPFIGTGFHGHVFMGANVPFGAVQLGPVNISQGWDWCSGYHYSDPTIIGFSHTHLSGTGIGDLGDLLFMPAVGKINLKKGTAKDMENGYISGFDHKDEVAKPGYYSVILKKNGIKAEMTASERVGFQKYTFPASDKSHIILDLVEGIGWDKAVDTYIRVKNDTLIEGYRFSKGWAPDQRIYFAAILSKPAKKIQLYNNTKEMINKVVLGDSAKAVIQFSTSKDEVIKVKVGISAVSTENALMNIKKEISGWNFEKVATEADEKWNRELNKIAVKSNDNAKMKTFYTALYHTMIAPSTYNDSNGDYYGSDKQVHKAAGFTNLTTFSLWDTYRGANPLFTLTQTEKVSDIINSMLAIYQETGHLPVWHLMGNETYCMPGNSAIQIVADAYLKGIKGIDGELAFEAVKATAMQDDRGLNFVKKIGYIPADSLRESVAIGMEYAISDGAIAMMAKKMGKTEDYNYFYNRSKAYKKYYDASTTFVRGKVSDTEWRTPFDPFKSAHMKDDFAEGNAWQYTWLVPHDVEGLIAMLGGEKPFTKKLDTLFTITGDMGAEASSDITGLIGQYAHGNEPSHHITYLYNFVGQPWKTAEKVHYIVDNLYSDKNDGLSGNEDVGQMSAWYVWSAMGMYSVNPFNGVYVFGSPSMDESVLNLADGKSFTVKAVNNSSKNIYIQKATLNGKAYTKSYILHSDIMKGGELIFTMGDKPSKTWGVSPNDRPYSVK; this is encoded by the coding sequence ATGCCATTAAAAATTAGTGCTAATTGGTGTAATTCGTGGCAAAAAAAAACTTTTTCAGATGTTACGACAGATGAATATATCAAATTTAAAAAGATGAATAAAAATTTAAAATCAGCATTTTTTGCAATTTTAGGAGTTTGTACTCTGCAAATGCATAGTCAGACTGGTAAACAAAATTTGACACAATATGTAGATCCTTTTATTGGAACAGGATTTCACGGACACGTTTTTATGGGGGCAAATGTTCCTTTTGGAGCAGTTCAGTTGGGGCCTGTAAATATCTCGCAAGGTTGGGATTGGTGTTCAGGTTATCATTATTCTGATCCAACTATTATCGGATTTTCACACACACATTTGAGCGGAACCGGAATTGGAGATCTTGGTGATTTGCTTTTTATGCCTGCCGTTGGTAAAATCAACCTGAAAAAAGGGACTGCGAAAGACATGGAAAACGGATATATTTCAGGTTTTGACCATAAAGATGAGGTAGCAAAACCAGGTTATTATTCGGTTATTTTAAAGAAAAATGGAATCAAAGCCGAAATGACTGCTTCTGAAAGAGTTGGTTTCCAAAAATATACTTTCCCGGCTTCAGATAAATCACATATCATTTTAGATTTGGTTGAAGGAATTGGTTGGGATAAAGCGGTAGATACTTACATTCGGGTAAAAAATGACACTTTAATAGAAGGATATCGTTTTTCGAAAGGCTGGGCGCCAGATCAAAGAATTTATTTTGCAGCAATTTTATCAAAACCAGCTAAAAAAATCCAATTGTACAACAATACAAAAGAGATGATAAATAAAGTGGTTTTGGGTGACAGTGCAAAAGCGGTGATTCAATTTTCGACTTCAAAAGATGAGGTGATTAAAGTGAAAGTGGGAATTTCGGCAGTAAGTACAGAAAATGCTTTGATGAACATTAAGAAAGAAATTTCAGGTTGGAACTTCGAAAAGGTGGCAACTGAGGCTGATGAAAAATGGAACAGAGAGTTGAATAAAATCGCAGTAAAATCGAATGATAATGCGAAAATGAAAACTTTCTACACCGCTTTATATCACACAATGATTGCGCCTTCTACTTACAATGACAGCAATGGCGATTATTATGGTTCAGATAAACAAGTTCATAAAGCAGCCGGATTTACGAATTTGACAACTTTCTCATTATGGGATACTTACAGAGGCGCAAATCCTTTGTTTACGTTGACACAAACCGAAAAAGTTTCGGATATAATCAATTCGATGTTGGCGATCTATCAGGAAACAGGACATCTTCCGGTTTGGCATTTAATGGGAAATGAAACTTACTGTATGCCTGGAAACAGTGCAATTCAGATTGTTGCCGATGCATATTTAAAAGGAATCAAAGGAATTGACGGAGAATTGGCTTTCGAAGCTGTAAAAGCAACAGCTATGCAAGACGACCGCGGATTAAATTTCGTAAAAAAAATAGGTTACATTCCAGCAGATAGTTTGAGAGAATCGGTAGCAATTGGGATGGAATATGCGATTTCTGACGGCGCGATTGCGATGATGGCTAAAAAAATGGGTAAAACAGAAGATTACAATTATTTCTATAACCGCTCAAAAGCATACAAGAAATATTACGATGCCTCGACCACTTTTGTACGCGGAAAAGTAAGTGATACAGAATGGAGAACGCCTTTCGATCCGTTTAAATCAGCGCACATGAAAGATGATTTTGCCGAAGGAAATGCGTGGCAATACACTTGGTTAGTGCCTCACGATGTAGAAGGATTAATTGCAATGTTGGGAGGAGAAAAACCATTCACTAAAAAACTTGATACTTTATTTACCATTACAGGCGATATGGGAGCAGAGGCTTCAAGCGATATTACAGGTTTAATTGGGCAATATGCTCACGGAAACGAGCCAAGTCACCACATTACGTATCTGTATAATTTCGTAGGACAACCTTGGAAAACAGCCGAAAAAGTACATTACATAGTTGATAATTTGTATAGCGACAAAAATGACGGATTGTCCGGAAACGAAGATGTTGGACAAATGTCGGCTTGGTATGTTTGGAGTGCAATGGGAATGTATTCTGTAAATCCATTCAACGGTGTTTATGTTTTTGGTAGTCCATCTATGGATGAATCAGTATTGAATTTGGCAGATGGAAAAAGCTTCACTGTGAAAGCCGTAAACAATAGTTCAAAAAATATTTACATTCAAAAAGCAACTTTAAACGGAAAAGCGTATACCAAAAGTTATATCCTTCATTCGGACATTATGAAAGGTGGTGAATTAATTTTTACAATGGGAGATAAGCCTTCTAAAACTTGGGGAGTTTCTCCTAATGACAGACCTTATTCTGTAAAATAA
- a CDS encoding metallophosphoesterase, whose amino-acid sequence MKRRELLKYIGLTAGTVALSGSASIVSAAEQSSKSKRVLRIAHITDVHIRPEENAPDRFVKCLEEIKKHKVDFFLNGGDTIFAADYGNITRDRVNELWKVWYETTKGISDFEMHSCLGNHDMWWAAPNKQDLMYGKDYVVKQLGIPNRYYSFDKKGWHFVILDSNNDGGSLDDEQRLWLEKDLQSIPVATPVVCMSHYPILAVCTHVDGGNHTDSKYISDLFYKHKDKKITCLSGHIHLLDEAVYNNVHYYCNGALSGFWWEPGDKDSAGKSYYKQTPPGYAIIDLFEDGSVKNQYFPHSF is encoded by the coding sequence ATGAAAAGAAGAGAATTATTAAAATATATTGGTCTAACCGCTGGTACGGTTGCATTGAGCGGTTCAGCATCTATTGTTTCTGCTGCTGAACAAAGTTCTAAATCTAAAAGAGTATTGCGTATTGCGCATATCACTGATGTACACATCCGTCCGGAAGAAAATGCGCCGGATCGATTTGTAAAATGTTTAGAAGAAATAAAGAAACATAAAGTCGATTTTTTCCTGAATGGAGGCGATACCATTTTTGCTGCCGATTATGGTAATATTACCCGAGACAGAGTGAATGAATTATGGAAAGTTTGGTATGAAACGACCAAAGGAATAAGCGATTTTGAAATGCATAGTTGTCTTGGAAATCATGATATGTGGTGGGCAGCTCCGAACAAACAGGATTTGATGTATGGAAAAGACTATGTCGTAAAGCAATTAGGAATTCCAAATCGTTATTACAGTTTTGATAAAAAAGGATGGCATTTTGTAATATTAGATAGTAATAATGACGGAGGTTCACTAGACGATGAACAACGTTTGTGGTTAGAAAAAGATTTGCAGAGCATTCCTGTCGCTACGCCGGTGGTTTGCATGAGTCATTATCCAATTCTTGCGGTTTGTACTCATGTTGATGGAGGAAACCATACCGATTCTAAATACATCAGTGATCTTTTTTATAAACACAAAGACAAGAAAATCACTTGTCTCAGCGGACACATTCATTTACTGGACGAGGCCGTTTATAATAATGTACATTATTATTGTAATGGCGCTTTGAGTGGTTTTTGGTGGGAACCGGGTGATAAAGACTCCGCAGGAAAAAGCTATTATAAGCAAACGCCTCCAGGTTATGCCATTATAGATTTGTTTGAAGATGGTTCAGTTAAAAACCAATATTTTCCGCATTCTTTTTAA